One window from the genome of Candidatus Binataceae bacterium encodes:
- a CDS encoding ATP-dependent helicase: protein MSDNVIVLRPSPAPNAASKYAEVLNPAQLAAAMHREGPLLVVAGAGSGKTRTLIYRLAHLIESGVPAGAILLLTFTRRAAQEMLRRAELLVGQSARAVAGGTFHSFANLTLRRHGGALGLNSNFTILDRGDMEDVINLLRTRMGLAARERRFPKKSALAEIISMARNKARELREEVEADYPFLIDQLDEITALAQAYDRYKRERGLLDYDDLLYRLAELLEHHPERQQQLSRACRYIMVDEYQDTNPIQARLVRLLAASHDNVMAVGDDAQSIYSFRGANFRNIMDFPKLFPGTRIIKLEENYRSLHGILDLANELIAGASEKYTKALFSRRPGELRPLLVRAEDEHLQSRFVAQRILELREQGISLNEIAVLFRSSFHAFDLELELARLDIPFIKRGGFKFVETAHIKDALAHLRVAVNGADAASWLRVLLLIKGIGPRTAEAMVDRLAGAAQPEAVLMEQAARARANGSALRALAELLGSLRAPATPPAQLALVLEYYLPLMRDAHPDDYPKRERDLEHFCAIAQRYRSLQSLLADMALEPPSDSIGDVLAPEAGVDEYVTLSTIHSAKGLEWQVVFIIWAADGRFPALRSTEDVPSLEEERRLMYVASTRARDELYISYPVQMFDRAQGYVSGQVSRFLQDLKPEILPVARLEEEF from the coding sequence TTGAGCGATAACGTAATTGTTTTGCGCCCCTCGCCCGCGCCCAACGCGGCGAGCAAATATGCCGAAGTGCTCAATCCGGCGCAACTGGCCGCCGCGATGCATCGTGAGGGGCCGTTGCTGGTGGTGGCGGGGGCCGGATCGGGCAAGACTCGCACGCTGATCTATCGCCTCGCTCATCTGATCGAAAGCGGCGTGCCCGCAGGCGCGATTCTGTTGTTGACCTTCACTCGGCGTGCGGCGCAGGAGATGCTGCGGCGGGCCGAGCTGCTGGTGGGCCAGAGCGCACGCGCCGTTGCCGGTGGCACCTTTCATTCCTTCGCCAACCTGACCCTGCGCCGCCACGGCGGCGCGCTGGGGCTCAACTCCAACTTCACCATCCTGGACCGCGGCGACATGGAAGACGTCATAAACCTGCTGCGCACCCGGATGGGGCTGGCGGCGCGCGAGCGGCGCTTCCCCAAAAAAAGCGCGCTTGCCGAAATCATCAGCATGGCGCGCAACAAGGCGCGCGAGCTACGCGAAGAAGTCGAGGCGGACTACCCCTTTCTAATCGATCAGCTCGACGAGATCACGGCGCTCGCGCAAGCCTACGATCGCTACAAGCGCGAGCGCGGTCTGCTGGATTACGACGACCTGCTCTATCGCCTGGCCGAGCTGCTGGAGCACCATCCCGAACGCCAGCAGCAGCTTTCGCGCGCCTGTCGCTACATAATGGTGGACGAGTACCAGGACACCAATCCGATTCAGGCCCGGCTGGTACGTTTGCTGGCGGCCAGCCACGACAACGTGATGGCGGTGGGCGACGACGCGCAGTCGATCTATTCCTTCCGCGGCGCCAACTTTCGCAACATCATGGATTTCCCCAAGCTTTTTCCCGGCACTCGCATCATCAAACTCGAAGAAAATTATCGCTCTCTGCATGGCATCCTCGATTTGGCCAACGAATTGATCGCGGGCGCCAGCGAAAAATACACCAAGGCCCTGTTCAGTCGCCGCCCCGGCGAGTTGCGCCCACTGCTAGTGCGGGCCGAGGACGAACATCTGCAATCGCGCTTTGTCGCCCAGCGTATCCTCGAATTGCGCGAACAGGGAATCAGCCTAAATGAAATCGCGGTGTTATTTCGTTCCAGTTTCCACGCCTTCGATCTGGAATTGGAGCTAGCGCGCCTGGATATCCCGTTCATCAAGCGGGGCGGCTTCAAATTCGTGGAAACCGCCCACATCAAGGACGCCTTGGCCCATCTGCGGGTAGCGGTCAATGGGGCCGATGCCGCTTCCTGGCTGCGGGTTTTGCTCTTAATCAAGGGGATCGGCCCGCGTACGGCCGAAGCGATGGTCGATCGGTTGGCTGGCGCGGCCCAACCCGAAGCGGTTTTAATGGAGCAGGCGGCGCGGGCGCGCGCCAACGGCAGCGCATTGCGCGCGCTGGCCGAGTTGCTGGGCTCCTTGCGCGCACCCGCCACCCCGCCCGCGCAACTGGCGCTGGTACTCGAATACTACCTACCCTTGATGCGCGACGCCCATCCCGACGACTACCCCAAGCGTGAGCGCGACCTGGAACATTTCTGCGCCATCGCCCAGCGCTATCGCTCGCTGCAAAGCCTGCTTGCCGACATGGCGCTGGAGCCGCCCAGCGATTCGATTGGCGACGTGCTGGCACCCGAAGCCGGAGTTGACGAGTATGTCACGCTGAGCACTATCCATTCCGCCAAAGGGTTGGAATGGCAGGTGGTGTTCATCATCTGGGCCGCCGACGGCCGCTTCCCCGCCTTACGCAGCACCGAGGACGTGCCATCGCTGGAAGAAGAACGCCGGCTGATGTACGTGGCCAGCACACGGGCGCGCGACGAGCTTTACATCAGCTATCCGGTACAGATGTTCGACCGCGCGCAAGGCTACGTGTCCGGCCAGGTCTCGCGCTTCTTGCAGGACTTGAAGCCCGAAATCTTGCCCGTAGCACGACTGGAAGAGGAATTCTGA
- a CDS encoding Phenylacetic acid catabolic protein — protein sequence MPIQPQFAPRALEVADLGRIEPHYARVLIRLLAAHALAEQLTAEGYQRVSGTLEDPELRAEAEKNLREEGEHAALIYGLLADLGVDRAHADRAVIVLRRAPSFDAPRYFAQQAAGDLDLLMGSLSLDLTGLLMIGINYRESSYAPHARAADLILEEEAEHDVFGARVLTQAVDRFGIPSVAQALRRWWPMAINFFGPPGTGFTFDCLRFGLKQKDNQELAGLFASIMQRRLTQFGLELPRLSAAYPYTLA from the coding sequence ATGCCCATCCAGCCACAGTTTGCACCGCGCGCGTTGGAGGTGGCAGACCTCGGCCGGATCGAACCACATTACGCCAGAGTTCTCATTCGCTTGCTGGCCGCGCATGCGCTCGCCGAGCAGCTCACCGCCGAAGGCTACCAGCGCGTAAGCGGTACGCTGGAAGATCCGGAATTGCGGGCGGAGGCGGAGAAAAATCTGCGCGAAGAGGGTGAGCATGCCGCCTTGATTTACGGCTTGCTGGCCGATTTGGGGGTCGATCGCGCGCACGCCGATCGCGCGGTGATTGTGTTGCGCCGCGCGCCCTCCTTCGATGCGCCTCGCTACTTTGCCCAACAGGCGGCTGGCGACCTTGACCTTTTGATGGGCAGCCTCAGCCTGGATCTAACCGGGCTGCTGATGATTGGGATCAACTATCGCGAATCCAGCTACGCTCCGCATGCTCGCGCCGCCGACCTAATCTTGGAGGAAGAGGCCGAACATGACGTCTTTGGCGCTCGTGTACTGACCCAGGCGGTGGATCGCTTCGGGATCCCCTCGGTGGCCCAGGCGCTGCGCCGCTGGTGGCCGATGGCAATCAACTTCTTTGGCCCGCCCGGGACGGGCTTCACTTTCGACTGCCTGCGCTTTGGCCTCAAGCAAAAGGACAATCAGGAGCTGGCCGGCCTGTTCGCCTCGATCATGCAGCGCCGCCTGACGCAGTTTGGCCTGGAGCTGCCGCGCCTGAGCGCCGCTTATCCCTACACACTGGCCTGA
- a CDS encoding SGNH/GDSL hydrolase family protein, producing the protein MLRRIAANLLLVVFGLVVGLAVAEAAVRMLGLGRPGFFVYNRATGWSLRPGASGWQSEEGRAWVAINNAGMRDREHALQKPPGTLRIAVLGDSFTEAQQVPQADTFCALLQPDLKNCPALHGRTVETLNFGCDSYGTGQELMTLRTQVWRYHPDVVVLAFCTGNDVRNDSAILEGDKCQPFFTLDDDELVPTGDFSNSAVFRAQCAARFDSQGSALLNLLGDVRSRLRARYRMWRAAASAPHPMGSELGLDDTTYSPPATPHWRDAWAVAEQEVAEINREVKGHGARFLLVTLSNGIQVYPDAAVRAAYMQRMGVANLFYPEQRLAALGQREGFEVLNLAPAMQQYADHSHTFLHGFSNTKMGFGHWNEAGHRLAAQLIAQRLCTILNEAQVKAASPAP; encoded by the coding sequence ATGCTGCGTAGGATAGCCGCCAATCTGCTCTTAGTCGTGTTCGGTCTGGTTGTGGGCTTGGCCGTGGCCGAGGCTGCGGTGCGGATGCTAGGGCTGGGGCGGCCGGGCTTTTTCGTTTACAATCGCGCAACCGGTTGGAGCCTGCGCCCGGGCGCCAGTGGCTGGCAGAGCGAGGAGGGCCGCGCCTGGGTTGCGATCAACAACGCTGGGATGCGCGACCGCGAGCATGCTTTGCAAAAGCCACCGGGCACGCTGCGCATCGCGGTCTTGGGCGACTCCTTCACCGAAGCTCAGCAGGTGCCCCAGGCAGATACCTTCTGCGCCCTGCTCCAACCCGACTTGAAAAACTGCCCGGCGCTCCATGGACGCACGGTAGAAACCCTCAACTTCGGCTGCGATAGCTATGGCACCGGCCAGGAGTTGATGACCCTGCGCACGCAGGTGTGGCGCTACCACCCCGACGTAGTGGTGCTAGCCTTTTGCACCGGGAACGACGTGCGCAACGATTCCGCCATCCTGGAGGGTGACAAATGCCAGCCCTTCTTTACACTGGATGATGACGAGCTGGTTCCCACCGGCGATTTTTCCAACTCGGCGGTCTTTCGGGCTCAATGCGCCGCCCGCTTCGATTCGCAGGGCTCGGCTCTGCTCAACTTGCTCGGCGACGTGCGCAGCCGCCTGCGCGCGCGCTACCGGATGTGGCGAGCGGCGGCCTCTGCCCCTCACCCTATGGGCTCGGAACTGGGCCTGGACGATACCACCTACAGTCCACCCGCAACCCCGCACTGGCGCGATGCCTGGGCGGTGGCCGAGCAGGAGGTGGCGGAAATCAATCGCGAGGTCAAAGGCCACGGCGCCCGCTTCCTGCTGGTTACTTTGAGCAACGGGATACAGGTCTATCCCGACGCTGCCGTGCGCGCCGCATACATGCAGCGTATGGGCGTAGCTAATTTATTCTATCCCGAGCAGCGGCTGGCAGCGCTGGGCCAGCGCGAGGGGTTTGAGGTCCTCAACCTGGCCCCCGCGATGCAGCAGTATGCTGATCACAGCCATACCTTTCTGCACGGTTTCAGCAATACCAAGATGGGCTTCGGTCACTGGAACGAGGCTGGCCATCGACTGGCCGCCCAACTAATCGCCCAGCGTCTGTGCACAATCCTCAACGAGGCTCAAGTCAAAGCCGCGTCGCCCGCGCCCTGA
- a CDS encoding heavy metal-associated domain-containing protein, with translation MIVMAGMTGRALAGEKVCPLQVKGMQCSMCAGSVAAALKSVPGVKSAKVDYKTARADVIADDAVKPDQLVSAVRKAGFQATALSATK, from the coding sequence ATGATCGTCATGGCCGGAATGACCGGCCGGGCGCTGGCCGGCGAAAAAGTTTGCCCGCTTCAGGTCAAGGGGATGCAATGCTCGATGTGCGCGGGGTCAGTAGCGGCCGCGCTCAAGTCGGTGCCGGGCGTCAAAAGCGCCAAAGTCGATTACAAGACCGCCCGCGCCGATGTGATCGCGGACGATGCCGTCAAGCCAGACCAATTGGTCAGCGCGGTCAGAAAGGCCGGGTTCCAGGCCACGGCGCTGTCAGCCACAAAGTAA